The Lutibacter profundi region ACATCAACAGATTTAATTCGGTTTTTAAATAGTAAAGCACAAATAACCCACTTTACCGAAATTATACCAAGTGCAAATGATATTTTTCTAAAAGCAGTAGCAACCAATGAATAAACTAAAATTAATAATAAGAAGAGAGTTTTATGCAAAAGTAAAAAACAAGTCTTTTATTGTAATGACAATATTAAGTCCACTTTTAATGGTTGGGCTTTTTGCATTAATAATTTTTTTAAACGACAAAAATAGTGAAGAAGTTCGTACAATTGCTTTTGTTGACGAATCACATGAATTTTCAACTACATTTGCAGATTCAAATACAACCAAATATGTAGATTTAACGGCTTTGGGACTAGAAGAAGCAAAAGTAAAAGCCAATGAATTTTACTATGGGCTTTTGTATATTCCTAAAGGTGATAGTTTAAATGTGCTTTCTAAAGGAATAGCATTTTATTCAAAAGATGCTCCAAGTTTAAATTTATTAAATTCAATTGAAAATAAATTAGAAAAGAAAATACGCAATTTAAAGATAGAACAACTTCATATTGACGTATCTAAAATTAAAGCAACAGAAACAGTAGTTAATATTGCAACGGAAAATTTTATTGGTGAAAAATCATCAAAAATAGGAAGTGTTTTACGTATGGCTGCTGGCGGAGGTTTTGGATACTTAATTTTTATGTTTATTATTATTTACGGAACATCAGTAATGCGAAGTGTAATTGAAGAAAAGACAAGTAGAATTATTGAAATTATAATCTCATCAGTAAAACCATTTGAATTAATGTTAGGGAAAATAATTGGAAATGCCTTGGCAGGCATTTTGCAATTTATTATTTGGATGATAATAGGTGGTGCAATTTTATTTACAGTAACTCTATTTTTTGGATCTGATGCAGTTCAGAGTACGAATGCAATGCCTATAACTCCAGATGTTGTTCAGCAAGTACAAGAAACAACAGGTAATAATTTACAATTGGTACTACAGGAAATAAAGAATTTACCAATATTAACTATGTTTTTTTCATTTATTATTTACTTTTTAGGAGGATATTTAATTTATAGTTCTATTTATGCTGCAATAGGAGCTGCTGTTGATAGTGAAACAGATACACAACAGTTTATGATGCCAGTTTTAATGCCTTTAGTGATTGCTATTTATGTAGGCTTCTCAGTTATTGAAAATCCACACGGACCAATTGCATTAGGCTTTTCATTATTTCCTTTGACTTCTCCAATAGTTATGCTAATGCGTATTCCATTTGGTGTACCTTGGTGGCAAATAGCTATTTCTATGGTATTATTAATAATTACTTTTGTTGCAATTGTTTGGTTTGCAGCAAAAATATATAGAGTTGGTATTTTAATGTATGGAAAAAAACCAACGTACAAAGAACTTTACAAGTGGTTAAAATATTAAAAAGTGGAGGTAATAAACAACATATTAAACTTTACCATAAATTTTAGTGATAAAATTCAAATAACTATTAAAGGAGTTTTACTCTTAATAACTATATTTTTTGCTACAAGTTTTTTTCTAAAAGTTATTAGAAAAATTGTAAGCAGAAGATTAGAGGAGGAAGATAAGGATAAGTTTAAAGCAATATTTTCTTTTCTTAAATATTTTATTTACGTACTCGTTATAATTATAGCATTAGATTCTCTAGGTGTTAAAATAGGCGTTTTACTTACTAGTTCTGCAGCATTGTTGGTAGGTTTGGGGCTAGGGCTTCAAACATTGTTTCAAGATATTATTTCAGGTATATTTATGTTGCTAGATAAAACAATTCACATAAATGATATTATTGAAGTTGATGGGAAAGTTGGCAAAGTTTTTGAAATTAATTTGAGAACAACTAGAGCCATGACAGTTGATGATAAAGTGATAATAATGCCAAACCATATTTTTTTAGCAAGTAGTTTATACAATTGGACTCAAAATGGGCAATTGATAATAGAGTCTGTAGATGTAGGTGT contains the following coding sequences:
- a CDS encoding ABC transporter permease encodes the protein MNKLKLIIRREFYAKVKNKSFIVMTILSPLLMVGLFALIIFLNDKNSEEVRTIAFVDESHEFSTTFADSNTTKYVDLTALGLEEAKVKANEFYYGLLYIPKGDSLNVLSKGIAFYSKDAPSLNLLNSIENKLEKKIRNLKIEQLHIDVSKIKATETVVNIATENFIGEKSSKIGSVLRMAAGGGFGYLIFMFIIIYGTSVMRSVIEEKTSRIIEIIISSVKPFELMLGKIIGNALAGILQFIIWMIIGGAILFTVTLFFGSDAVQSTNAMPITPDVVQQVQETTGNNLQLVLQEIKNLPILTMFFSFIIYFLGGYLIYSSIYAAIGAAVDSETDTQQFMMPVLMPLVIAIYVGFSVIENPHGPIALGFSLFPLTSPIVMLMRIPFGVPWWQIAISMVLLIITFVAIVWFAAKIYRVGILMYGKKPTYKELYKWLKY
- a CDS encoding mechanosensitive ion channel family protein; the encoded protein is MEVINNILNFTINFSDKIQITIKGVLLLITIFFATSFFLKVIRKIVSRRLEEEDKDKFKAIFSFLKYFIYVLVIIIALDSLGVKIGVLLTSSAALLVGLGLGLQTLFQDIISGIFMLLDKTIHINDIIEVDGKVGKVFEINLRTTRAMTVDDKVIIMPNHIFLASSLYNWTQNGQLIIESVDVGVAYGSDVEKVKELLLETGIEHPKVINNKNLDVLFMDFGESALQFRLRFSTKDSFSLFKIKSDLRFLIDTKFRENNIQIPFPQRDVHLIQKKE